One Actinomycetes bacterium genomic region harbors:
- the rpmG gene encoding 50S ribosomal protein L33 encodes MATTDIRPKITLACTVCKHRNYTTTKNKRNDPDRIEIKKYCRWCGRHTAHRETR; translated from the coding sequence GTGGCGACCACCGACATCAGGCCGAAGATCACGCTGGCATGCACGGTGTGCAAGCACCGCAACTACACGACGACCAAGAACAAGCGGAACGACCCCGACCGCATCGAGATCAAGAAGTACTGCCGCTGGTGCGGCCGGCACACCGCCCACCGCGAGACCCGCTGA
- a CDS encoding MaoC/PaaZ C-terminal domain-containing protein, with protein sequence MSPRRDPAQVTAGDKLDQVSEPIERLDLVKYAGASGDFNVIHWSDEAARSVGLPGVIAHGMYSMGVAARMVAAYAGDPGAIKRIKVRFSAMILPGQTLTAGGEVAKVDGSRVTLRFWAEDDEGNRVLSKGEADLELS encoded by the coding sequence GTGAGCCCACGCCGTGACCCCGCCCAGGTCACCGCGGGCGACAAGCTCGACCAGGTCTCCGAACCGATCGAGCGCCTCGACCTAGTCAAGTACGCAGGTGCCTCGGGCGACTTCAACGTCATCCACTGGAGCGACGAGGCGGCCCGGTCGGTCGGCCTGCCCGGGGTGATCGCTCACGGGATGTACTCCATGGGGGTCGCCGCCCGCATGGTCGCCGCCTACGCCGGCGACCCGGGCGCGATCAAGCGAATCAAGGTCCGCTTCTCGGCTATGATCCTGCCCGGCCAGACCCTCACCGCTGGCGGCGAGGTCGCCAAGGTGGACGGGAGCCGGGTGACGCTCAGGTTCTGGGCCGAGGACGACGAGGGGAACAGGGTGCTGTCAAAGGGTGAGGCCGACCTGGAGCTGAGCTGA
- a CDS encoding elongation factor Tu, whose amino-acid sequence MAMPGDHTEMTVRLIQPIAMAEGLRFAIREGGRTVGAGRVIKILK is encoded by the coding sequence AGATGGCGATGCCGGGTGACCACACCGAGATGACGGTGCGCCTGATCCAGCCGATCGCGATGGCGGAGGGGCTGCGGTTCGCGATCCGGGAGGGTGGCCGCACCGTCGGCGCCGGCCGCGTCATCAAAATCCTCAAGTAG
- a CDS encoding MaoC family dehydratase N-terminal domain-containing protein has product MPLNQALVGKEYPPIRYEVGREKLREFALAVGEHDPVYHDEDAARAAGHPDIPAVPTFPVVLSFRAGALVYADPELGLDYSRVVHGEQEFVYERPIRAGDRLVAVGRVAAAQTKGRHELLTITTRITTEAGEPVCQATSLLIARGTASRAADGEGR; this is encoded by the coding sequence ATGCCCCTGAACCAGGCCCTGGTGGGCAAGGAGTACCCGCCCATCCGCTACGAGGTCGGGCGAGAGAAGCTCCGCGAGTTCGCTCTCGCCGTCGGTGAGCACGACCCCGTCTACCACGACGAGGACGCGGCCAGGGCCGCCGGCCACCCCGACATCCCGGCCGTGCCCACCTTCCCGGTCGTCCTGTCCTTCCGGGCCGGCGCACTCGTCTACGCCGACCCGGAGCTGGGACTCGACTACTCCAGGGTCGTTCACGGTGAGCAGGAGTTCGTCTACGAGCGGCCCATCCGGGCCGGCGACCGCCTGGTGGCCGTCGGCCGGGTGGCCGCTGCCCAGACCAAGGGCCGCCACGAGCTGCTCACGATCACGACCAGGATCACCACCGAGGCCGGCGAGCCGGTGTGCCAGGCCACGTCCTTGCTGATCGCCCGCGGGACCGCATCCAGGGCCGCCGACGGAGAGGGCCGGTGA